From a single Candidatus Woesearchaeota archaeon genomic region:
- a CDS encoding NUDIX hydrolase produces the protein MTTTLDKIYVTVDIIIRYKGGIILIERKEQPLGLALPGGHVELDESCEQAAVREAKEETNLSVILLKQLKTYSDPQRDPRKRCISVVFIGEGFGQLKAGDDAKEAHVFSLDKIPRDKLCFDHKQILIDYMNDIEEDE, from the coding sequence ATGACTACTACTTTGGATAAAATCTATGTAACTGTTGATATCATCATTAGATACAAAGGAGGCATAATATTAATTGAAAGAAAAGAGCAGCCACTTGGTTTAGCGCTGCCTGGTGGGCATGTTGAATTGGATGAAAGCTGTGAGCAAGCTGCTGTTCGAGAAGCTAAGGAAGAAACTAATCTTAGCGTTATTTTATTAAAGCAATTAAAAACATATTCTGACCCGCAGCGTGATCCGAGAAAAAGATGTATTAGTGTTGTGTTTATTGGTGAAGGTTTTGGACAATTAAAAGCTGGTGATGATGCAAAAGAAGCGCATGTTTTTTCTCTCGATAAAATCCCTAGAGATAAGCTTTGTTTTGATCATAAACAAATACTGATTGATTATATGAATGATATTGAAGAAGATGAATGA